From Meiothermus sp., a single genomic window includes:
- a CDS encoding cytochrome c: MPIERIEVYLDGGTEPVQVLKEPPFKVTYDTRNLADGEHLLRVVTHYTNGAQEVKEVPFKVANTPGVLLQGLEEGKEVSGNLEVTLRVADPEIKPTRERFPGLGAALATAAILGGVWLFFAASGVTNKTLEEVAKPPAAAEAGGHGGAVAAVDEALKAKGEQVYSANCAGCHQATGKGLPGVFPALDGSKNVADKAYVINILLKGKGGMPAFAQLSDEELAAVATYVKNSWSNKFGGVTPEEFKAAR; the protein is encoded by the coding sequence ATGCCCATTGAGCGAATCGAAGTCTATCTGGATGGCGGCACCGAGCCCGTGCAGGTGCTCAAAGAGCCCCCTTTCAAGGTAACCTACGACACCCGCAACCTCGCCGATGGCGAACACCTACTCCGGGTAGTCACCCATTACACCAATGGGGCGCAGGAAGTAAAGGAAGTACCCTTCAAGGTGGCCAATACGCCTGGGGTGCTGTTGCAGGGCCTCGAGGAGGGCAAGGAAGTCTCGGGCAACCTAGAGGTGACCCTGCGGGTAGCCGACCCGGAGATCAAACCCACCCGTGAGCGCTTCCCTGGGCTGGGCGCGGCCCTTGCCACCGCGGCCATTCTGGGGGGGGTCTGGTTGTTCTTTGCCGCCTCGGGTGTGACCAACAAGACCCTCGAGGAAGTCGCCAAGCCCCCTGCTGCGGCCGAGGCAGGAGGCCACGGAGGGGCCGTCGCCGCGGTGGACGAGGCCCTCAAAGCCAAGGGGGAGCAGGTCTACAGCGCCAACTGCGCCGGCTGCCACCAAGCCACCGGCAAGGGTTTGCCGGGGGTCTTCCCGGCCCTGGACGGCAGCAAGAATGTGGCCGATAAGGCCTACGTCATCAACATCCTGCTCAAGGGCAAGGGGGGAATGCCAGCCTTTGCCCAGCTTTCCGACGAAGAGCTGGCCGCGGTGGCTACCTACGTCAAGAATAGCTGGAGCAACAAGTTCGGCGGGGTGACGCCCGAGGAGTTCAAGGCGGCCCGTTAA
- a CDS encoding monothiol bacilliredoxin BrxC family protein, with protein MRERMYAITTPEEADAFIESTAVTAIFKAGTCHKTMQGWGNVEKVLRERPEIPVGIIKVVEHRPASNRVAERTGIVHHSPQIILFRNGQPLFELNNWDITLENLEHLFGQHLSDVKVEKAQEGGKSNLEPYKRLLDAYLSGAVSEPQFTWTYLNMFREDASLRSQEEFELLNSLFGNPDEHHIHPRAIMQFEQENPQATPLRERAQALRAQLDTL; from the coding sequence ATGAGAGAGCGCATGTACGCCATTACCACGCCCGAAGAGGCCGATGCCTTCATCGAAAGCACGGCCGTTACGGCCATCTTCAAAGCGGGCACCTGCCACAAGACCATGCAGGGTTGGGGCAACGTGGAAAAAGTGTTGCGCGAGCGGCCCGAAATCCCGGTGGGCATCATCAAGGTGGTGGAGCATCGCCCGGCCTCCAACCGCGTGGCCGAGCGTACCGGCATCGTGCATCATTCGCCCCAGATCATTCTCTTTCGCAACGGTCAGCCACTCTTTGAGCTCAACAACTGGGACATTACCCTGGAAAACCTCGAGCACCTCTTCGGCCAGCACCTTTCGGATGTGAAGGTCGAAAAAGCGCAAGAGGGCGGCAAGAGCAACCTCGAGCCCTACAAGCGCCTGCTGGATGCCTACCTGAGCGGGGCCGTCAGCGAACCCCAGTTCACCTGGACATATCTCAATATGTTCCGCGAGGACGCCTCGCTGCGTTCACAGGAGGAGTTCGAGTTGCTCAACTCACTGTTTGGCAACCCCGACGAACACCACATCCACCCCCGGGCCATCATGCAGTTCGAGCAGGAAAACCCCCAGGCCACGCCCTTGCGCGAGCGGGCGCAGGCCCTGCGAGCCCAGCTCGATACGCTGTAA
- a CDS encoding sugar phosphate isomerase/epimerase encodes MKLGFSPLTAGLSYRQAFDLAADLGLFLEIAYDQHEMDPRLPGARELAEMGRTAGVGFSLHLPFVDWNLASLVPPVQQLSLERTQRAIAFGAEIGAACGVLHTGLVPLRQDEAVAQAFRLVHQSLEQLELAIPVALENLGLSRSDLLETPTDLADLLAAHPQYGFCLDVGHALIQRGPGGSQEYHHLLGSRLIHFHLHDNQGSRDEHLPCGAGVVDWAWVRRVLNGFSGTVALEVTGGAEGVRRSVALLRESA; translated from the coding sequence ATGAAACTTGGCTTCAGTCCCCTTACCGCCGGTCTAAGCTACCGTCAGGCCTTCGATCTGGCCGCCGACCTGGGCTTGTTTTTAGAAATCGCCTACGACCAACACGAGATGGATCCCCGCCTTCCGGGAGCGCGGGAGCTGGCCGAGATGGGCCGGACTGCCGGGGTGGGCTTTAGCCTGCACCTACCCTTTGTAGACTGGAACCTGGCCTCGCTGGTGCCCCCGGTACAGCAGCTCTCGCTCGAGCGTACCCAGCGGGCCATCGCTTTTGGGGCCGAGATTGGAGCCGCCTGTGGGGTGCTACACACCGGTCTGGTACCCCTACGGCAAGACGAGGCAGTAGCCCAGGCCTTTCGGCTGGTTCACCAGTCGCTGGAGCAATTAGAACTAGCCATACCAGTCGCGCTGGAAAACCTGGGCCTGAGCAGATCCGATTTGCTGGAAACACCCACCGATCTGGCGGATCTGCTGGCAGCTCACCCGCAGTACGGATTCTGCCTGGATGTGGGGCACGCCCTGATCCAACGCGGCCCCGGCGGTTCGCAGGAATACCACCACCTGCTGGGCAGCCGCCTGATTCATTTTCACCTGCACGACAACCAGGGTAGCCGGGACGAGCACCTGCCCTGTGGAGCAGGGGTGGTGGACTGGGCCTGGGTGCGGAGGGTGCTGAATGGTTTTAGCGGTACCGTGGCCCTCGAGGTAACCGGCGGCGCAGAAGGCGTGCGCCGGAGTGTGGCTTTGTTGCGGGAAAGCGCATAG
- a CDS encoding NAD(P)/FAD-dependent oxidoreductase, translating to MKLATGLDIRLGAVVETLEWGPFGVRATTTDGRLYQADRAVITLPLGVLKAGRVRFVPELPQEKLEALKQLGITDAVKLFFHFEEPVFPKGIVELYVPGANPDEWWSSTAGHGVEVEILTALATGDKARELLALPEAEALQSALQTLRQALGRPDLTPSKARLAHWRDDPFTLGAYSKASVGASKARGVLAQPVGHRLFFAGEHTASNAWAATVHGAYASGQRAAQEILALEPKPRVRPPLRSRETPVLLPSP from the coding sequence ATAAAACTGGCCACCGGGCTCGATATAAGGCTCGGGGCGGTGGTGGAGACGCTCGAGTGGGGCCCCTTTGGCGTGAGGGCCACCACCACCGATGGGCGGCTGTACCAGGCCGACCGGGCCGTGATTACATTACCCCTCGGGGTTCTGAAGGCAGGCCGGGTGCGGTTTGTACCCGAACTACCCCAGGAGAAGCTCGAGGCCCTGAAGCAGCTCGGCATCACCGATGCGGTCAAGCTGTTCTTTCACTTCGAGGAGCCTGTCTTCCCTAAAGGCATCGTGGAGCTTTATGTGCCGGGCGCCAACCCCGACGAGTGGTGGAGCAGTACCGCGGGGCACGGGGTAGAGGTGGAAATCCTCACTGCCCTGGCCACCGGCGACAAGGCCCGCGAACTTTTAGCGCTACCCGAAGCAGAAGCCCTGCAAAGCGCCCTACAAACCCTGCGCCAGGCTTTGGGCCGCCCCGACCTGACCCCCAGCAAGGCCCGGCTAGCCCACTGGCGCGACGACCCCTTTACCCTGGGGGCCTACAGCAAGGCCAGCGTAGGAGCCTCCAAAGCCCGCGGGGTGCTGGCCCAGCCGGTGGGCCACCGGCTCTTCTTTGCCGGCGAGCACACCGCCTCCAACGCCTGGGCCGCCACCGTGCACGGGGCTTATGCCAGCGGGCAACGGGCTGCCCAGGAAATTCTGGCGCTCGAGCCGAAGCCCAGAGTGCGCCCACCCCTTCGCAGCCGGGAAACACCAGTTCTGTTGCCCAGCCCATAG
- the yedA gene encoding drug/metabolite exporter YedA — MQPSLARPYPPPLVLLALLALYFIWSSTYLAIHYAVQGFPPFLGSAIRFLVAGGLLFVFLRRRGLPAPTPAEWGGAARVGILLMGGGMGGVMLASSLGVASSLTAIFPAATPLLVVLFMGLWGRWPHKTEWVGLLVGFGGVVLLSLEGSLRSNPVATLILACAPLCWAFGTAWSRHLPLPGGLMASAAQMLTGGLFLLGLSLFLGERMTQMPGLGAILALLYLTVFGSLIAYSAFTYLLDTVRPALATSYAYVNPVVAVLLGVFIAHEKLDIYTFIALPIILLGVALVAVVRK; from the coding sequence GTGCAGCCAAGCCTGGCTCGCCCCTACCCCCCGCCCCTGGTGCTGCTGGCGCTCCTGGCGCTGTACTTCATCTGGAGCTCGACCTATCTGGCCATCCACTACGCTGTGCAGGGCTTTCCTCCTTTCTTGGGCAGTGCGATTCGCTTTTTGGTGGCGGGTGGGCTGCTGTTTGTGTTTTTACGCCGGCGCGGGCTGCCTGCTCCCACGCCTGCGGAGTGGGGGGGTGCCGCTCGGGTAGGCATTCTGCTGATGGGGGGTGGCATGGGTGGGGTGATGCTGGCTTCCTCGCTGGGGGTGGCCTCGAGCCTCACCGCCATTTTCCCCGCCGCTACCCCCTTGCTGGTGGTGCTGTTCATGGGCTTGTGGGGCCGCTGGCCGCACAAAACCGAGTGGGTGGGGCTTTTGGTGGGGTTTGGCGGGGTGGTGTTGCTCTCGCTCGAGGGCTCCCTGCGCTCCAACCCGGTGGCCACGCTCATCCTGGCCTGTGCACCTTTGTGCTGGGCCTTTGGCACGGCCTGGAGCCGCCACCTTCCCCTGCCGGGCGGGCTGATGGCCTCGGCTGCCCAGATGCTAACCGGTGGGCTTTTTCTGCTGGGCCTGAGTCTCTTCCTGGGCGAGCGCATGACCCAGATGCCGGGCCTGGGGGCTATCCTGGCCTTGCTGTACCTCACGGTGTTCGGTTCCCTGATAGCTTACAGCGCTTTTACCTACCTGCTCGATACCGTGCGCCCGGCCCTGGCCACCAGCTACGCCTATGTAAACCCGGTGGTGGCGGTGCTGCTGGGGGTTTTCATTGCCCACGAGAAACTGGACATCTACACCTTTATCGCCCTGCCCATCATTTTGCTGGGGGTGGCGCTGGTCGCAGTGGTGCGGAAGTGA
- a CDS encoding cytochrome C — MYRNDTVVPYFALVFSAALFLMAYLNNQMRVMHEAGAVPHLTVGNIGLIAFAIVLFVYGFIGLLSNWLEGSELRPGKHDPEPSSLPMVAGVVLSILLVVLSGFFVRALVFANNPEIGYYNASTLQAGVFAAMMLILALLIAIYKKFFMQEEILAEDEKSDFPW, encoded by the coding sequence ATGTACCGCAATGACACCGTAGTGCCCTACTTTGCTCTGGTTTTTTCCGCGGCCCTATTTCTGATGGCCTACCTGAACAACCAGATGCGGGTGATGCACGAGGCCGGCGCAGTACCCCACCTCACCGTGGGCAACATCGGGCTTATTGCCTTCGCCATCGTGCTCTTTGTGTACGGCTTCATCGGGCTTTTGAGCAACTGGCTCGAGGGCTCCGAACTGCGCCCCGGCAAGCACGACCCTGAGCCCAGCAGCCTGCCCATGGTGGCGGGGGTGGTGCTCTCCATCCTGCTGGTGGTGCTCTCGGGCTTCTTTGTGCGCGCTTTGGTTTTCGCCAACAACCCCGAGATCGGCTACTACAACGCCAGCACCCTGCAAGCCGGGGTGTTTGCCGCGATGATGCTGATTCTGGCCCTGCTCATCGCCATCTACAAAAAATTCTTCATGCAAGAAGAAATCCTGGCCGAGGACGAAAAGAGCGACTTTCCTTGGTAA
- a CDS encoding nitronate monooxygenase family protein gives MPYTLTPHPILQAPMAGGATTPELVAAVSNAGGLGSLAGVMLSPEKLREEIRKIRTLTDRPFSVNLFVLKPVAVAQAELEAAMERLQPIRAELGLPPGKAPVKFSEDFEAQLEVLLEEKPPVVSFHFDLLPARQVERLHQAGCKVIGTATHVAEAMAWQEAGADYLCAQGAEAGGHRGTFIGPFEHAMTGILALLPQVVEAVKIPVIAAGGIMDGRGIAAALLLGASAVQMGTAFLTCPEAGIHPLFKQALLQTKGDPTVVTRTFSGRPARALRNAFIERMQPYEAQVPPYPIQNALTAEIRQAAAKAGRLEFMSLWAGQAACLCRSLPAALLVETLVQETHEALYRLEGALHA, from the coding sequence ATGCCCTATACCCTGACCCCCCACCCCATCCTTCAGGCCCCCATGGCCGGTGGGGCCACCACGCCGGAGCTGGTGGCAGCGGTCTCCAACGCCGGAGGGCTGGGCTCGCTGGCGGGGGTGATGCTCTCGCCCGAGAAACTCCGCGAGGAAATCCGTAAGATTCGCACCCTGACCGACCGGCCCTTTAGTGTCAACCTGTTCGTGCTGAAGCCGGTGGCGGTAGCCCAGGCTGAACTAGAAGCGGCTATGGAGCGCTTGCAACCCATCCGGGCCGAGTTGGGCCTGCCGCCGGGGAAGGCGCCTGTGAAGTTCAGCGAGGACTTTGAAGCGCAGCTCGAGGTGCTCCTGGAAGAAAAGCCCCCGGTGGTGAGCTTCCACTTCGACCTTCTGCCCGCTCGCCAGGTAGAACGCTTGCACCAGGCGGGCTGTAAGGTTATCGGCACCGCCACCCACGTGGCCGAGGCTATGGCCTGGCAAGAGGCCGGGGCCGACTACCTCTGCGCCCAGGGGGCCGAGGCCGGGGGCCACCGGGGCACCTTTATCGGGCCCTTCGAGCACGCCATGACCGGCATTCTGGCCCTGCTGCCACAGGTGGTGGAGGCGGTCAAGATTCCCGTCATTGCCGCCGGGGGCATTATGGACGGGCGGGGGATTGCCGCAGCCTTGCTCCTGGGGGCCTCGGCAGTACAGATGGGCACGGCCTTTCTGACCTGCCCGGAGGCGGGCATCCATCCCCTTTTCAAACAAGCTCTTTTGCAAACCAAAGGCGACCCCACCGTGGTCACCCGCACTTTTTCCGGGCGGCCTGCGCGGGCTTTGCGCAACGCCTTTATCGAGCGGATGCAACCCTACGAGGCCCAGGTGCCGCCCTACCCCATCCAAAACGCCCTCACCGCCGAGATTCGGCAGGCCGCGGCCAAGGCGGGCCGCCTCGAGTTCATGTCACTCTGGGCCGGTCAGGCCGCTTGTCTGTGCCGCAGCCTGCCTGCTGCTTTGTTGGTAGAAACGCTGGTGCAGGAGACCCACGAAGCCCTGTACCGACTGGAAGGAGCCCTGCATGCCTAG
- a CDS encoding Lrp/AsnC family transcriptional regulator has translation MVRLDGRDKAILLELQQESRLSYAEIGHRVGLSPAAVHDRVKKLERKGVIRAYKIQVNPEALGLKLTAFVAIRLDHNFTGREIQPGLEQFPQIEEMHSIAGETDLLLKVRTTDPKALEALIYRIKAVPGVARITSTIVLSTALEGRPLVPEESEEPR, from the coding sequence ATGGTTCGGTTAGATGGCCGCGATAAAGCTATTTTGCTCGAGCTTCAACAGGAAAGCCGGCTTTCCTATGCTGAAATTGGTCACCGGGTGGGGCTTTCCCCGGCAGCTGTGCATGACCGGGTGAAAAAACTCGAGCGCAAGGGGGTCATCCGGGCGTATAAAATTCAGGTCAACCCCGAAGCCTTGGGCCTCAAACTGACGGCCTTTGTGGCCATCCGACTCGACCACAACTTCACCGGAAGGGAAATTCAACCTGGCCTCGAGCAGTTCCCCCAGATTGAGGAGATGCACAGCATCGCAGGGGAAACCGACCTCCTCCTGAAGGTGCGCACCACCGATCCCAAGGCCCTGGAAGCCCTGATTTATCGCATCAAAGCGGTGCCTGGGGTGGCCCGCATTACCTCCACCATCGTGCTCTCGACGGCCCTGGAAGGCCGCCCGTTGGTTCCTGAGGAAAGTGAAGAACCTCGTTAG
- a CDS encoding cysteine hydrolase family protein — protein MSKTALLLVDIQQGLDNTAYWGPRNNPLFESNVAALLEGFRRAGIPVLHVQHHSLRPTSPLRPGQPGHDFKPEARPLDGEPIFAKTVNSAFIGTDLEAYLRQKGIARLVVAGLTTDHCVSTTVRMAGNLGFEVWLVGDACATFDKPRPRGEVIPAEMVHQVNLASLDGEFCTVISTQEALERNGL, from the coding sequence GTGTCCAAAACCGCCTTGCTGCTGGTAGACATCCAACAAGGGCTCGACAATACGGCCTACTGGGGCCCGCGCAACAATCCCTTGTTTGAATCCAATGTGGCTGCTTTGCTGGAGGGCTTCCGGCGGGCCGGGATACCGGTTCTGCATGTTCAGCACCACTCGCTTCGCCCCACCTCGCCGCTACGCCCCGGTCAGCCCGGCCACGACTTCAAGCCCGAGGCTCGTCCCCTGGACGGGGAGCCCATCTTTGCCAAAACCGTCAACAGCGCCTTTATCGGCACCGACCTCGAGGCCTACCTGCGCCAGAAGGGCATCGCCCGCCTGGTGGTGGCGGGCCTGACCACCGACCACTGCGTCTCTACCACCGTGCGCATGGCCGGCAACCTGGGCTTCGAGGTGTGGCTGGTAGGGGATGCCTGCGCCACCTTTGACAAGCCAAGGCCAAGAGGCGAGGTCATCCCGGCAGAGATGGTGCACCAAGTCAATCTAGCGAGCCTGGATGGGGAGTTCTGCACGGTGATCAGCACCCAAGAAGCCCTGGAAAGAAACGGATTGTAA
- a CDS encoding MFS transporter: MPRLFYGWIVVVVAVVATLIAAGNRSVPGALIQPLHESTGWAIQSISLATAIGLVLFGLGAPLSGYLMDRFGPRRITLFGLGLMTLSMALSALMTQVWQLNLVWGVLSGVATGVVGGVLGATVANRWFIQHRGLVTGIFGAATSAGQLIFIPALVFWASGLGWREASWIMAAVSLLALLPVWFFMKDSPTEMGLRALGASPGSAPMKITADPGIMGKALRAPTFWLLATTFFICGATSNGLVGVHFIPYAVSCGLTPTTASGILAVMGALNFVGTLASGYLTDRYDPRVLLSLYYGFRGLSLLFLPFATTPETLLIFAVVFGLDYIATVPPTVALVADNFGRHNVGTVYGWVFAAHQLGAAAAAWAGGAARDALGEYNLAFLLAGAIGIAAALLSLGIRRPKLAVSRI, translated from the coding sequence ATGCCTAGGCTTTTTTACGGCTGGATCGTGGTGGTGGTAGCGGTGGTAGCGACCCTGATTGCCGCCGGCAACCGCTCGGTGCCGGGGGCTCTGATCCAGCCCCTACACGAGAGCACCGGCTGGGCCATTCAGAGTATTTCCCTGGCCACGGCCATTGGGCTGGTGCTCTTTGGCCTGGGGGCGCCTTTGAGCGGCTACCTGATGGATCGCTTTGGGCCCCGACGCATCACCCTGTTTGGGCTGGGCCTGATGACCCTGAGCATGGCCCTGAGCGCCCTGATGACCCAGGTCTGGCAGCTCAACCTGGTCTGGGGGGTGCTGAGCGGGGTGGCCACCGGGGTGGTGGGCGGGGTGCTGGGGGCCACGGTAGCCAACCGCTGGTTTATCCAGCACCGGGGTCTGGTGACGGGCATCTTTGGGGCGGCCACCTCGGCGGGGCAGCTTATCTTCATCCCGGCCCTGGTTTTCTGGGCCAGCGGGCTGGGCTGGCGCGAGGCCAGCTGGATCATGGCGGCGGTATCGCTCTTGGCCCTCCTGCCGGTGTGGTTCTTCATGAAAGACAGCCCCACCGAAATGGGGCTGCGGGCCCTGGGGGCGAGCCCTGGTTCGGCGCCCATGAAGATTACCGCCGACCCCGGCATTATGGGCAAGGCCCTGCGCGCCCCCACTTTCTGGCTCCTGGCCACCACCTTCTTCATCTGCGGCGCGACCTCCAATGGCCTCGTGGGAGTGCACTTCATCCCCTATGCCGTCTCGTGTGGCCTGACCCCTACCACCGCCTCCGGCATTCTGGCCGTGATGGGTGCGCTCAACTTTGTGGGCACCCTGGCCTCGGGCTACCTCACCGACCGCTACGACCCCCGCGTGCTTTTGAGCCTCTACTACGGTTTTCGGGGTCTTTCGCTTCTGTTTTTGCCCTTTGCCACTACCCCCGAGACCCTGCTGATTTTTGCCGTGGTGTTTGGCCTGGATTACATTGCCACCGTGCCCCCTACCGTGGCCCTGGTAGCCGACAACTTTGGACGGCACAATGTGGGCACTGTATACGGCTGGGTATTTGCCGCGCACCAGTTGGGGGCTGCCGCCGCCGCCTGGGCTGGAGGGGCCGCCCGTGACGCCCTGGGCGAATACAACCTGGCTTTCTTGCTGGCGGGCGCGATTGGGATTGCGGCGGCGCTCTTGTCGCTGGGTATCCGTCGGCCCAAACTGGCAGTATCCCGGATTTGA
- a CDS encoding FAD-dependent oxidoreductase codes for MKTLVIGAGAAGLAAAQVLQKANHQVVVLEAQHRVGGRIRTDRSFAAVPIELGAEFIHSSQVPTYPLPAQFGLRTFHFNQQEDTLVRLPDGTLRTIAEVGCQERGYNNIRLVDWPEAQGEESLAEYLERNQLTGQKIPYKLQEYISDFDHPRHLSAQAALEFLYDKSAEEGDYRILEGYD; via the coding sequence ATGAAAACGCTCGTCATAGGCGCCGGAGCCGCCGGTTTGGCCGCGGCCCAAGTCCTACAAAAAGCGAACCACCAGGTTGTAGTTCTAGAAGCCCAGCACCGCGTCGGAGGACGCATCCGCACCGATCGAAGCTTTGCAGCCGTACCCATCGAACTTGGCGCCGAATTCATCCACAGCAGCCAGGTTCCCACCTATCCCCTCCCCGCCCAATTTGGCCTAAGAACCTTCCACTTCAACCAGCAGGAAGATACCCTGGTGCGTCTGCCCGATGGCACCTTGCGCACCATTGCCGAGGTCGGCTGCCAGGAGCGGGGGTACAACAACATCCGGCTGGTGGACTGGCCCGAGGCCCAGGGCGAGGAGTCGCTGGCCGAATACCTGGAGCGCAACCAGCTTACCGGCCAGAAAATACCCTACAAGCTGCAAGAATACATCTCCGACTTCGACCATCCCAGGCACCTGAGCGCCCAGGCCGCGCTCGAGTTCCTGTACGACAAATCGGCCGAAGAGGGCGATTACCGCATCCTCGAGGGCTACGATTGA
- a CDS encoding Rieske 2Fe-2S domain-containing protein, whose protein sequence is MADHEATAHHHHEEDPQAQATRRAILQAAIGVSAGAAVLSTLWVGAGLIPREEKVPSKEPVAVGDTLVFATGPKAGQEITLDDLRAAQGEKIPFIIAFPKSPENVVKKDLITNTVMVILADPAKMSPETRQHASPEGVLAYSAVCKHLGCTVSLWQNDTWLCPCHGGKYDIYNQAKVVGGPVPAPVPQLPVKVEGGKVVVAGEFLGKPGADV, encoded by the coding sequence ATGGCCGATCACGAAGCCACCGCACATCATCACCACGAAGAAGACCCGCAAGCTCAAGCCACCCGCCGGGCCATCCTGCAGGCGGCCATCGGGGTGAGCGCAGGCGCTGCGGTGCTATCCACTCTGTGGGTGGGTGCGGGCCTGATCCCGCGGGAGGAGAAGGTTCCCAGCAAAGAACCCGTGGCCGTGGGCGACACCCTGGTTTTTGCCACCGGCCCCAAGGCCGGGCAGGAAATCACCCTGGACGACCTGCGGGCAGCCCAGGGAGAGAAGATTCCCTTCATCATCGCCTTCCCCAAAAGCCCCGAGAACGTAGTCAAAAAAGACCTAATCACCAACACCGTCATGGTCATCCTGGCCGACCCCGCCAAGATGAGCCCCGAAACGCGCCAGCACGCTTCGCCCGAGGGGGTTCTGGCCTACTCGGCGGTGTGCAAGCACCTGGGCTGCACTGTCAGCCTTTGGCAGAACGATACCTGGCTTTGCCCCTGCCACGGCGGCAAGTACGACATCTACAACCAGGCCAAGGTGGTGGGCGGCCCCGTACCCGCACCGGTGCCCCAGCTACCGGTCAAGGTCGAGGGCGGTAAGGTGGTGGTGGCGGGTGAGTTCCTGGGCAAACCCGGAGCCGATGTCTAG
- a CDS encoding cytochrome bc complex cytochrome b subunit, which translates to MYQWLDDRLSIGKLYAKAFRKAFPVHHSFFLGEITLFSFVTLVLTGIFLTLNYEPSIRPVSGSLSGGQEVPAAYYSILYIDSLPFGAVLRSLHHWAAHIMIAAAFLHMLRIHLTGAYKNPRELNWIVGVFLLVLAIITAFTGYALPFDNYALTATKIGYEIGAAAPWVGKLMSDILFAGELSPTNTQTIPRLYPVHVLWLPLALIGLIGAHLAIMIKQKHTQPKYAEKVAPGKIVGVPLFPQQAAMMGILFLIYIAVTTFIAGAFLAHPVQAFGPPTANTPPVKPDWYFMWIYGILQIIPANWRFEFLGATFGPQFWGGILVPTLIILGALAIPFLDYSKDKQRYLELPSQHPFRTSFVIGMLMFYIMSTLAGYKVDLGLSNGLLWVLVFIVPVITGVVSYILLKAVYGKSWNQEVEVEFIGKGSAADD; encoded by the coding sequence ATGTATCAGTGGCTAGACGACCGCTTGAGTATCGGAAAGCTCTACGCCAAGGCTTTCCGCAAGGCCTTCCCGGTGCACCACTCGTTCTTTTTGGGCGAGATCACCCTCTTTTCCTTTGTCACTTTGGTGCTTACCGGCATTTTCCTGACCCTCAACTACGAGCCTTCCATCCGCCCAGTCTCGGGTTCGCTCTCCGGTGGGCAGGAAGTACCGGCGGCTTATTACTCCATTCTCTACATTGACTCGCTGCCGTTTGGGGCGGTGCTGCGCTCGCTGCACCACTGGGCCGCCCACATCATGATTGCCGCGGCCTTCTTGCACATGCTGCGTATCCACCTGACCGGGGCCTACAAGAACCCCCGCGAGCTCAACTGGATTGTGGGGGTCTTCTTGCTGGTGCTGGCCATTATCACCGCCTTCACCGGCTACGCCCTGCCCTTCGACAACTACGCCCTCACCGCCACCAAAATTGGCTACGAGATTGGGGCCGCGGCCCCCTGGGTGGGCAAGCTGATGTCGGACATCCTCTTTGCCGGCGAGCTCTCCCCTACCAACACCCAGACCATCCCCCGGCTCTACCCCGTTCACGTGCTGTGGCTGCCCCTGGCCCTAATCGGGTTGATCGGCGCCCACTTGGCCATCATGATCAAGCAGAAGCACACCCAGCCCAAGTACGCCGAGAAGGTCGCGCCGGGCAAGATTGTGGGAGTACCGCTCTTCCCCCAGCAAGCGGCCATGATGGGTATTCTGTTTTTGATCTACATTGCCGTGACCACCTTCATCGCCGGGGCCTTCCTGGCCCACCCGGTGCAGGCCTTTGGCCCCCCCACCGCCAATACTCCGCCCGTGAAGCCCGACTGGTACTTCATGTGGATCTACGGAATCTTGCAAATTATCCCAGCCAACTGGCGTTTTGAGTTCCTGGGCGCCACCTTTGGCCCGCAGTTCTGGGGCGGCATCTTGGTACCCACCCTGATCATCCTGGGAGCGCTGGCCATTCCCTTCCTGGACTACTCCAAAGACAAGCAGCGCTACCTGGAGCTCCCCAGCCAGCACCCCTTCCGCACCAGTTTTGTGATCGGGATGCTGATGTTCTACATCATGAGCACCCTGGCCGGGTACAAGGTAGACCTGGGCCTCTCCAACGGTCTGTTGTGGGTGCTGGTCTTCATTGTGCCGGTTATTACCGGCGTGGTTAGCTACATCCTCCTGAAAGCAGTCTACGGAAAGAGCTGGAACCAGGAGGTCGAGGTCGAGTTTATCGGTAAAGGCTCGGCTGCCGACGATTGA